One Kitasatospora sp. NBC_01266 genomic window carries:
- a CDS encoding phage tail protein: MTDNIFATSVFFTLTIGGNDLGEFATCSGLGAQVEIEQYAEGGNNGFSWQLPGRITWSNITLTRAVTADTAKIARWLDEIVRRVEPKDGEIVALRPDLSRIVSWQVLGIVPVRWQGPSFDPANSQAAMETLEIAHVGLRPS, translated from the coding sequence ATGACCGACAACATCTTCGCGACGAGCGTGTTCTTCACGCTCACGATCGGCGGCAACGACCTGGGGGAGTTCGCGACCTGCTCGGGACTCGGCGCCCAGGTCGAGATCGAGCAGTACGCGGAGGGCGGCAACAACGGCTTCTCCTGGCAACTGCCGGGCCGCATCACCTGGTCGAACATCACGCTGACCCGCGCGGTCACCGCGGACACCGCCAAGATCGCGCGCTGGCTGGACGAGATCGTCCGCCGGGTGGAGCCCAAGGACGGCGAAATCGTGGCGCTGCGGCCGGACTTGAGTCGCATCGTCAGCTGGCAGGTGCTCGGCATCGTCCCGGTGCGCTGGCAGGGCCCGTCGTTCGACCCCGCCAACTCCCAAGCCGCCATGGAGACACTGGAGATCGCGCACGTGGGTCTGCGCCCGTCATGA
- a CDS encoding phage tail protein, with translation MADGDPLSTHIFGVQLGGYNVESVKEISNLTVDQDVVEYKQVTQQGKLIVRKQPGARLPGEVTITRGLDKSGAFTDWIKETLNNGAINTARQNLTIEVKDTTGATLRRIQLMNAWASRWQGPTLTAGESNAATETVTIVFEEITVE, from the coding sequence ATGGCTGATGGCGATCCGCTCTCCACACATATCTTCGGCGTCCAACTCGGCGGCTACAACGTCGAATCCGTCAAGGAGATCAGCAACCTCACCGTCGACCAGGATGTCGTCGAGTACAAGCAGGTCACGCAGCAGGGCAAGTTGATCGTCCGCAAGCAGCCCGGCGCGCGGCTGCCGGGCGAGGTGACGATCACCCGCGGTCTCGACAAGAGCGGGGCGTTCACGGACTGGATCAAGGAGACCCTCAACAACGGCGCGATCAACACCGCGCGGCAGAACCTCACCATCGAGGTCAAGGACACCACCGGCGCCACCCTGCGGCGCATCCAGCTGATGAACGCCTGGGCAAGCCGGTGGCAGGGCCCCACGCTCACCGCGGGCGAGTCCAATGCCGCGACCGAGACGGTGACCATCGTGTTCGAGGAGATCACCGTCGAATGA
- a CDS encoding ATP-binding protein, translating into MTIDVEAVSSEPSVGPDHLWDRLGRLEQRVSAAVRARRAEDPDPDDPYRGQYLTPAAAERILAAAAPDGRAGAQLGEPPAPPPGSRTERLIDTFGLLPVDLELLLVAIAPDLDTRFERLYGYLNDDLTLRRPTIGLALELCGLPGAGAGRFRFSAQAPLIAGGLLEITEPERPLLSRGLRVPDRVTAHLLGDDELDGALRGVVRVGRPGADRATEPARRIRAAASSGSGLVHLLDQGGSAGRLAVDALAGLVRRPLLVDLAALADRAPLADRPAQAVVRALAREARLSGSGVVLGPLDGLEPERPERARLLRELCAELAGVPLITHGSHGWDPTWARESPVVIVLPPPDPRRRAEQWARALSGPPGAADGCAPPDGYAALSGELAEALAPYRLDEEQLARAAEVAARTAAAERRPVRADDLRAAVRAQNGAGLARLARRIEPAVGWDDLVLPETTERQLRELALRARHRDQVLGRWRMRPGGGRGRGVIALFAGESGTGKTMSAEVVAAELGMELYVVDLSTVVDKYIGETEKNLERVFTEASQVNGVLLFDEADAIFGKRSQVKDAHDRHANVESAYLLQRMESFDGIAVLTTNLRANLDEAFTRRLDVIAEFPVPDEERRRALWDRCLGPQLPRGDDLDLDFCALHFELAGGSIRACAVTAAYLAAEAGGPLGMAQLVSAVLLEYRKLGRLVLESEFGPWYSAGQPAPGRPAADR; encoded by the coding sequence ATGACCATCGACGTCGAGGCGGTCAGCAGCGAGCCCTCGGTCGGCCCCGATCACCTGTGGGACCGGCTGGGCCGCCTCGAGCAGCGGGTCAGCGCGGCGGTCCGCGCGCGCAGGGCCGAGGACCCGGACCCGGACGACCCGTACCGCGGCCAGTACCTCACCCCGGCGGCGGCGGAGCGGATCCTGGCGGCAGCCGCTCCGGACGGCCGGGCCGGCGCGCAGCTCGGTGAACCTCCGGCGCCGCCACCCGGATCGAGGACCGAGCGGCTCATCGACACCTTCGGCCTGCTCCCGGTCGACCTCGAACTCCTGCTGGTGGCGATCGCCCCCGACCTCGACACCCGGTTCGAACGGCTCTACGGCTACCTCAACGACGACCTGACGCTGCGCCGGCCGACCATCGGGCTCGCGCTCGAACTGTGCGGTCTGCCGGGGGCGGGTGCCGGCCGCTTCCGGTTCTCCGCGCAGGCCCCGCTGATCGCCGGCGGCCTGCTGGAGATCACCGAGCCGGAACGCCCGCTGCTCTCCCGGGGCCTGCGGGTGCCCGACCGGGTGACGGCCCATCTGCTCGGGGACGACGAACTCGACGGCGCGCTGCGCGGAGTGGTCCGGGTCGGCCGGCCCGGCGCCGACCGCGCCACCGAGCCGGCCCGCCGGATCCGCGCCGCCGCGTCGAGCGGCAGCGGCCTGGTGCACCTGCTGGACCAGGGCGGCAGCGCCGGCCGACTGGCGGTGGACGCCCTCGCGGGCCTGGTCCGGCGGCCGCTGCTGGTCGACCTGGCCGCGCTCGCCGACCGCGCCCCGCTCGCCGACCGCCCCGCGCAGGCCGTCGTGCGCGCGCTCGCCCGCGAGGCGCGGCTCAGCGGCAGCGGCGTGGTGCTCGGCCCGCTGGACGGCCTGGAACCCGAACGCCCTGAGCGGGCACGGCTGTTGCGCGAGCTCTGCGCGGAGCTGGCCGGCGTTCCGCTGATCACGCACGGCAGCCACGGCTGGGATCCGACCTGGGCCCGGGAGAGCCCGGTGGTGATCGTGCTGCCGCCGCCGGACCCGCGCCGGCGGGCCGAGCAGTGGGCGCGCGCGCTGAGCGGGCCGCCGGGAGCGGCGGACGGCTGCGCGCCGCCGGACGGGTACGCCGCGCTGAGCGGCGAGTTGGCCGAGGCGCTCGCCCCGTACCGGCTGGACGAGGAGCAGCTGGCCAGGGCCGCCGAGGTGGCGGCCAGGACGGCGGCGGCCGAACGCCGCCCGGTGCGCGCCGACGACCTGCGCGCCGCGGTGCGGGCGCAGAACGGGGCGGGACTGGCGCGGCTGGCCCGGCGGATCGAGCCCGCGGTCGGCTGGGACGACCTGGTGCTGCCCGAAACCACCGAGCGCCAGCTGCGCGAGCTGGCGCTGCGCGCCCGGCACCGCGACCAGGTGCTCGGCCGGTGGCGGATGCGGCCGGGCGGCGGGCGCGGGCGCGGGGTGATCGCGCTGTTCGCGGGGGAGTCGGGCACCGGCAAGACGATGTCGGCCGAAGTGGTCGCGGCCGAACTCGGCATGGAGCTGTACGTCGTGGACCTCTCCACCGTGGTGGACAAGTACATCGGTGAGACGGAGAAGAACCTGGAGCGGGTCTTCACCGAGGCGTCCCAGGTGAACGGCGTCCTGCTGTTCGACGAGGCGGACGCGATCTTCGGGAAGCGCTCGCAGGTCAAGGACGCCCACGACCGGCACGCGAACGTGGAGTCCGCCTACCTGCTGCAGCGCATGGAGTCCTTCGACGGGATCGCGGTGCTGACCACGAACCTGCGCGCCAACCTCGACGAGGCGTTCACCCGGCGGCTGGACGTCATCGCCGAGTTCCCGGTGCCGGACGAGGAGCGGCGGCGCGCCCTGTGGGACCGCTGCCTCGGCCCGCAGCTCCCGCGCGGTGACGACCTCGACCTGGACTTCTGCGCGCTCCACTTCGAGCTGGCCGGCGGCTCCATCCGGGCCTGCGCGGTGACCGCGGCCTACCTGGCCGCCGAGGCCGGCGGGCCGTTGGGCATGGCGCAGCTGGTCTCCGCGGTGCTGCTGGAGTACCGCAAGCTCGGCCGGCTGGTGCTGGAGAGCGAGTTCGGGCCGTGGTACTCCGCCGGGCAGCCCGCGCCGGGCAGGCCGGCCGCCGACCGCTGA
- a CDS encoding GPW/gp25 family protein, whose protein sequence is MSGGFIGRGWAFPLRVNATGGIGMVDRDREIAEAIRLILGTAPGERPMRPEFGCGVHEYVFAPGDGTTAGRIAREVRIALERWEPRIEVDDVVIAFDSVEEGTLYIDVHYTVRSTNDRRNLVFPFYTIPVAPDAQDGGAS, encoded by the coding sequence ATGAGCGGTGGCTTCATCGGCCGCGGCTGGGCCTTCCCGCTCCGGGTGAACGCCACCGGCGGCATCGGCATGGTCGACCGGGACCGGGAGATCGCCGAGGCCATCCGGCTCATCCTCGGCACCGCGCCCGGCGAGCGGCCGATGCGCCCGGAGTTCGGCTGCGGCGTGCACGAGTACGTGTTCGCACCGGGCGACGGCACCACGGCGGGCCGGATCGCGCGCGAGGTGCGCATCGCGCTGGAACGCTGGGAGCCCCGGATCGAGGTCGACGACGTCGTGATCGCCTTCGACAGCGTCGAGGAGGGCACGCTCTACATCGACGTGCACTACACCGTGCGGTCCACCAACGACCGCCGCAACCTCGTCTTCCCCTTCTACACCATCCCGGTCGCCCCGGACGCCCAGGACGGGGGAGCGAGCTGA
- a CDS encoding VgrG-related protein: MTTPEARGGRSFAAEPVVEAPGPLPPIWATELVCCDIEESVGLPDTAVLSFRDEKHKFLAATGITIGTRLRVSVVTVQGHAQVRLFAGEVTALELEVDGTGSYTVVRASAITHRLMRGRRVKAFRNMTTADIVREVAAGAGLECGRVDAFAVVHQQLSQANVSDWEFLQYLAQESGAQVRVDDNGLLEFVKPEPAAGAPAPSTPAPQNPMVLEYGRNLLELRGVLTGAGGADTVEVRGWNVTTKNALVATEPSVTGQSVQPGLSPSVVTAAFTGPSRLTTADTPYRTQAETTAAAQSLAASVAAGFGELEAVVEGSPRLRAGTPVALGNVGAAFSGRYTATAVRHLLEPYRGYRTTVVVSAAPDRSLAGLATGGNAPPRGPRLPGVAIAVVTDVREPGGAERGWVRLKFPWLDDSYVSDWVRTVQWGGQGGGGVFSPEVNDEVLVGFEQGCLDSPYVLGGLYNGLDKPSPHDVPLIDPAAGKVNRRSLVSRSGNRLELLDVPGGPSGVRLASGDKKLEVRLDEQRGEIVLTVYSAGGAAAASSVRLAESGITIDAGTGEVTVRGGSVTVNGQTAVNLRGASVSVNGETDVTVNGGALAVLKADLVEIN, from the coding sequence GTGACCACTCCCGAGGCACGCGGTGGCCGGTCCTTCGCCGCGGAGCCCGTCGTCGAGGCGCCGGGTCCGCTGCCGCCGATCTGGGCGACCGAGTTGGTCTGCTGCGACATCGAGGAGAGCGTCGGCCTGCCCGACACCGCTGTCCTGTCGTTCCGCGACGAGAAGCACAAGTTCCTTGCCGCGACCGGGATCACCATCGGGACCCGGCTGCGGGTCTCGGTGGTCACCGTCCAAGGGCACGCGCAGGTGCGGCTGTTCGCCGGCGAGGTGACCGCGCTGGAGCTCGAGGTGGACGGGACGGGCTCCTACACCGTGGTGCGGGCGTCGGCGATCACCCACCGCCTGATGCGCGGGCGTCGGGTGAAGGCGTTCCGCAACATGACGACCGCGGACATCGTGCGCGAGGTCGCCGCCGGCGCGGGGCTGGAGTGCGGGCGGGTCGACGCGTTCGCGGTGGTCCACCAGCAGCTCTCGCAAGCCAACGTCTCCGACTGGGAGTTCCTCCAGTACCTGGCGCAGGAGAGCGGCGCCCAGGTGCGGGTGGACGACAACGGGCTGCTGGAGTTCGTCAAGCCCGAGCCCGCGGCCGGCGCCCCGGCCCCCAGCACCCCCGCGCCGCAGAACCCGATGGTCCTGGAGTACGGCCGCAACCTGCTGGAGCTGCGCGGGGTGCTGACCGGCGCCGGCGGCGCGGACACGGTCGAGGTGCGCGGTTGGAACGTCACCACCAAGAACGCCCTGGTCGCCACCGAGCCGTCGGTGACCGGCCAGAGCGTGCAACCGGGCCTCAGCCCGTCGGTGGTGACCGCCGCCTTCACCGGTCCCAGCCGGCTGACCACCGCCGACACGCCGTACCGCACCCAGGCGGAGACGACGGCCGCGGCCCAGTCGCTGGCCGCCTCGGTCGCCGCCGGATTCGGTGAGCTGGAGGCCGTGGTGGAGGGCAGCCCGAGGCTGCGGGCGGGCACACCCGTCGCCCTGGGCAACGTCGGCGCCGCCTTCTCCGGCCGCTACACCGCCACGGCGGTTCGCCATCTGCTCGAGCCCTACCGCGGCTACCGCACCACCGTGGTGGTCAGCGCCGCCCCGGACCGCTCGCTGGCCGGGCTCGCCACCGGCGGCAACGCGCCGCCGCGCGGCCCGCGACTGCCGGGGGTGGCGATCGCCGTGGTCACCGACGTCCGGGAGCCGGGCGGCGCGGAACGCGGCTGGGTCCGGCTGAAGTTCCCGTGGCTGGACGACAGTTACGTCTCCGACTGGGTGCGCACGGTCCAGTGGGGTGGCCAGGGGGGCGGCGGCGTGTTCAGCCCCGAGGTCAACGACGAGGTGCTGGTCGGCTTCGAACAGGGCTGCCTGGACAGCCCCTACGTGCTGGGCGGCCTCTACAACGGCCTCGACAAGCCCTCGCCGCACGACGTGCCGCTGATCGACCCGGCCGCCGGCAAGGTCAACCGCCGCTCGCTGGTCTCCCGTTCGGGCAACCGGTTGGAACTGCTGGACGTGCCGGGCGGCCCGTCCGGCGTCCGACTGGCCAGCGGCGACAAGAAGTTGGAGGTCAGGCTGGACGAGCAGCGCGGCGAGATCGTGCTGACCGTCTACAGCGCGGGCGGTGCGGCGGCGGCGAGTTCGGTGCGGCTGGCCGAGTCCGGCATCACCATCGACGCCGGCACGGGCGAGGTCACCGTGCGCGGCGGTTCGGTGACCGTCAACGGCCAGACGGCCGTGAACCTGCGCGGGGCATCGGTGAGCGTCAACGGCGAGACGGACGTCACGGTGAACGGCGGCGCGCTGGCGGTGCTCAAGGCCGACCTCGTCGAGATCAACTGA
- a CDS encoding CIS tube protein, producing MSSAVPASVTRAQLTIMEPPSTVGAQPGGTIARLPLQFNPATLVLSKSTEWRRTPSRMAGQSALPEFVGSGPRTLSLDVFLDATATHDDAVEKAVEQLLTACVPTPSSLAQKTPASPWIRLDWGTSKTTSFNGVLTGLSVTYTLFDVDGKPLRASCSLTIQEASVDPAGQNPTSGSPEARSTHRVIAGDSLPLLAWREYGDATVWRTIAEANDIDDPLVLVPGTELIVPGIDELGQGGRP from the coding sequence ATGTCGTCAGCGGTCCCCGCGAGTGTCACCCGCGCCCAACTGACCATCATGGAGCCCCCTTCGACGGTCGGCGCGCAGCCCGGCGGGACGATCGCCAGGCTTCCGCTCCAGTTCAACCCGGCGACCCTGGTGCTGAGCAAGTCCACGGAGTGGCGCCGCACCCCGTCGCGGATGGCGGGCCAGTCCGCGCTGCCCGAGTTCGTCGGCAGCGGACCGCGCACGCTCTCCCTCGACGTCTTCCTGGACGCGACGGCGACCCACGACGACGCGGTGGAGAAGGCCGTGGAGCAGCTGCTGACGGCCTGCGTCCCCACCCCGAGCAGCCTGGCGCAGAAGACCCCGGCGAGCCCGTGGATCCGGCTGGACTGGGGCACCTCGAAGACCACCTCGTTCAACGGGGTGCTGACCGGCCTCTCGGTCACCTACACGCTCTTCGACGTCGACGGCAAGCCGCTGCGGGCCAGTTGCTCGCTCACCATCCAGGAGGCCAGCGTCGATCCGGCGGGCCAGAACCCGACCTCCGGCTCGCCGGAGGCCCGCAGCACCCACCGGGTGATCGCGGGCGACAGCCTGCCGCTGCTCGCCTGGCGCGAGTACGGCGACGCGACGGTCTGGCGCACCATCGCCGAGGCCAACGACATCGACGACCCCTTGGTGCTGGTCCCGGGAACGGAACTGATCGTGCCGGGCATCGACGAACTCGGCCAGGGCGGGCGGCCGTGA
- a CDS encoding DUF6760 family protein: MTYATTRLYEEIAYIAYHFHWQREDILDLSHGERRQWVREIARINTRVNEGG; this comes from the coding sequence GTGACGTACGCGACCACCCGGCTGTACGAGGAGATCGCGTACATCGCCTACCACTTCCACTGGCAGCGGGAGGACATCCTCGACCTCTCCCACGGTGAACGCCGCCAGTGGGTGCGGGAGATCGCGCGGATCAACACCCGTGTCAACGAGGGCGGGTGA
- a CDS encoding phage tail sheath family protein, with the protein MPSYLTPGVYVEEVQSGARPIEGVGTAVAALVGFAETGPFHEPTLVTNWDQYVQLFGGFTEGTYLAHAVYGFFANGGGSVFVVRIGESARTAAGSGPVPVREAPAPTPVAGFLFSALPGAGGGVSVEIADLEGENVPDDRFKLLVHQGGAVVETYEVSTRRNNKGYVVTQLRESKLVAVTEQPGTAPSRPERQTLALADAPAPAPATAAPAARLDPAEYVGDASARTGFAGLEAIDEITMVAVPDLMSAFQRGDIDAEGVRTVQLAVMSHCEQMGDRIAVLDTPPGLSAQQARNWRHDEAGYDSRYAALYYPWIKVFDPASGRNILVPPSGHAAGVWARSDAERGVHKAPANEIIRGAVDLEIRLSKGEQDLLNPIGVNCVRAFPGRGIRIWGARTLSSDPAWRYLNVRRLFNYLEESILLGTQWVVFEPNDDRLWSSIRRNITAFLSEEWRRGALFGQTAAEAFYVKCDRDNNPQESIDLGRVVCEIGVAPVKPAEFVVFRLAQFSDSTSLVNE; encoded by the coding sequence ATGCCGTCGTACCTCACCCCGGGCGTCTACGTGGAGGAGGTCCAGTCCGGTGCCCGGCCGATCGAGGGAGTCGGCACCGCCGTCGCCGCCCTGGTCGGCTTCGCCGAGACCGGTCCCTTCCACGAGCCCACCCTGGTGACCAACTGGGACCAGTACGTGCAGCTGTTCGGCGGCTTCACCGAAGGCACCTACCTGGCGCACGCCGTCTACGGCTTCTTCGCCAACGGCGGCGGCTCCGTCTTCGTGGTCCGGATCGGCGAGTCCGCCCGGACGGCCGCCGGCAGCGGACCGGTCCCGGTCCGCGAGGCGCCCGCGCCCACCCCGGTCGCCGGCTTCCTCTTCTCGGCCCTGCCCGGTGCGGGCGGCGGCGTGTCCGTCGAGATCGCCGACCTCGAAGGGGAGAACGTCCCGGACGACCGGTTCAAGCTGCTGGTCCACCAGGGCGGCGCGGTGGTCGAGACGTACGAGGTCTCGACCCGCCGGAACAACAAGGGATACGTCGTCACCCAGCTGCGGGAGTCGAAGCTGGTCGCGGTCACCGAGCAGCCCGGCACCGCGCCGAGCCGCCCGGAGCGCCAGACCCTCGCGCTCGCCGACGCCCCCGCGCCCGCGCCCGCGACGGCGGCCCCCGCCGCCCGGCTCGACCCCGCCGAGTACGTGGGCGACGCCTCGGCCCGCACCGGATTCGCCGGGCTGGAGGCGATCGACGAGATCACCATGGTCGCGGTGCCCGACCTGATGAGCGCCTTCCAGCGCGGCGACATCGACGCCGAGGGGGTGCGGACCGTCCAACTGGCGGTGATGTCGCACTGCGAGCAGATGGGCGACCGGATCGCCGTGCTGGACACCCCGCCGGGCCTGAGCGCGCAGCAGGCGCGCAACTGGCGCCACGACGAGGCGGGCTACGACTCCCGCTACGCCGCCCTGTACTACCCGTGGATCAAGGTGTTCGACCCGGCCAGCGGCCGGAACATCCTGGTCCCGCCGAGCGGGCACGCCGCCGGGGTGTGGGCGCGCAGCGACGCCGAACGCGGCGTGCACAAGGCGCCGGCCAACGAGATCATCCGCGGTGCGGTGGACCTGGAGATCCGGCTCAGCAAGGGCGAGCAGGACCTGCTGAACCCGATCGGCGTCAACTGCGTGCGGGCCTTCCCCGGGCGCGGTATCCGGATCTGGGGTGCGCGGACCCTCTCCTCGGACCCGGCGTGGCGGTACCTCAACGTGCGGCGGCTCTTCAACTACCTGGAGGAGTCCATCCTGCTGGGGACCCAGTGGGTGGTGTTCGAGCCCAACGACGACCGGCTCTGGTCCAGCATCCGCCGCAACATCACCGCGTTCCTGAGCGAGGAGTGGCGGCGCGGCGCGCTGTTCGGCCAGACCGCCGCGGAGGCCTTCTACGTCAAGTGCGATCGCGACAACAACCCCCAGGAGTCCATCGACCTCGGCCGGGTGGTCTGCGAGATCGGGGTCGCTCCGGTGAAGCCCGCCGAGTTCGTGGTGTTCCGGCTGGCCCAGTTCTCCGACAGCACCAGCCTCGTCAACGAGTGA
- a CDS encoding putative baseplate assembly protein → MALPSPNLDDRRFQQLVDEAKRYVQQRAPEWTDHNVSDPGVTLIETFAYLVDQLLYRLNRVPEKNYSAFLDLLGIRLFPPSAATAEVDFWLSAPQPETVLLRAGTEVSTLRTETEEAVVFTTVEDLPIVPSSLERLVTISVSGDQSDVTGRLADGVDVPCFQLRPEVGDAMLFALPAVVPRCILVVRLDSRVEGVGVDPRQPPIVWEVWDGVRWIACETGSDTTGGLNRPGEVVVFVPAGQAASVVAGRRAGWLRCRVTEPAPGQPFYSESPTIRRAEVFTVGGTATVGHAQSVTDAPLGTSEGVAGQRFRLARLPVLLDGEPPAVEVSAGDGWERWTAVEHFGDSAPTDRHVVIDATTGEFSFPPAVREPDGSLRAFGAVPPKGAQLRVPHYRTGGGSAGNVARGTISVLRSSVPYVASVDNREAATGGVDGETVENAKLRAPHLLRLQERAVTAGDFELIARQAAPAAARVKCVPAVAGEAGAVRVLVVPGAVADEGGRLRFEQLIPAEQMLSAIAVALDERRLIGTRLVVQPPDYQGVTVVARLTTRSPDADRVREAALAALFRYLDPLSGGADGTGWPFGRAVQYGEIFAVLQQVAGGAAVEELRLFPADPVTGRRGAPAERVDVAPDALVFSHQHQVAVSTVAPGGL, encoded by the coding sequence ATGGCGCTGCCCTCCCCGAACCTGGACGACCGCCGCTTCCAGCAACTCGTCGACGAGGCCAAGCGCTACGTGCAGCAGCGCGCGCCGGAGTGGACCGACCACAACGTCTCCGATCCGGGGGTCACCCTGATCGAGACCTTCGCCTACCTGGTGGACCAACTCCTGTACCGGCTGAACCGGGTGCCGGAGAAGAACTACTCCGCCTTCCTCGACCTGCTGGGCATCCGGCTCTTCCCACCGTCCGCCGCGACTGCCGAGGTCGACTTCTGGCTGTCGGCCCCGCAGCCCGAGACCGTCCTGCTGCGGGCGGGCACCGAGGTCTCCACACTGCGGACCGAGACCGAGGAGGCGGTGGTCTTCACCACGGTCGAGGACCTCCCCATCGTCCCCAGCTCGCTCGAACGGCTGGTCACCATCTCCGTCTCGGGCGACCAGAGTGACGTCACGGGCCGGCTGGCCGACGGCGTGGACGTGCCGTGCTTCCAACTGCGCCCCGAGGTCGGCGACGCCATGCTCTTCGCGCTGCCGGCCGTCGTGCCGCGGTGCATCCTCGTGGTCCGGCTGGACAGCCGGGTGGAGGGCGTCGGCGTCGACCCGCGGCAGCCGCCGATCGTCTGGGAGGTCTGGGACGGCGTGCGGTGGATCGCCTGCGAGACCGGCTCCGACACCACCGGCGGCCTCAACCGGCCCGGTGAGGTGGTGGTGTTCGTGCCCGCCGGGCAGGCCGCCTCGGTGGTCGCCGGGCGCCGGGCGGGCTGGCTGCGCTGCCGGGTGACCGAACCGGCGCCGGGCCAGCCGTTCTACTCCGAGTCCCCCACGATCCGCCGGGCCGAGGTGTTCACGGTCGGCGGCACCGCGACCGTCGGCCACGCGCAGTCCGTGACCGACGCGCCGCTGGGCACCTCGGAAGGGGTCGCGGGCCAGCGCTTCCGCCTCGCGCGGCTGCCCGTCCTGCTGGACGGCGAGCCCCCGGCGGTCGAGGTCTCGGCCGGTGACGGCTGGGAGCGGTGGACGGCCGTCGAGCACTTCGGCGACTCGGCACCGACCGACCGGCACGTGGTGATCGACGCGACCACGGGGGAGTTCAGCTTCCCGCCCGCCGTCCGGGAGCCCGACGGCAGCCTGCGCGCCTTCGGCGCGGTGCCGCCCAAGGGGGCCCAGCTGCGGGTGCCGCACTACCGCACGGGCGGCGGGAGCGCCGGAAACGTCGCCCGGGGCACGATCTCGGTGCTGCGCAGCTCCGTCCCGTACGTGGCCAGTGTCGACAACCGCGAGGCGGCCACGGGCGGGGTCGACGGTGAGACGGTGGAGAACGCCAAGCTGCGCGCCCCCCATCTGCTGCGCTTGCAGGAACGGGCCGTCACCGCGGGGGACTTCGAGCTGATCGCCCGGCAGGCCGCGCCGGCCGCGGCCCGGGTCAAGTGCGTGCCGGCCGTCGCGGGGGAAGCGGGTGCGGTGCGGGTGCTCGTGGTGCCCGGCGCGGTGGCGGACGAGGGCGGCCGGCTGCGGTTCGAGCAGCTGATCCCCGCCGAGCAGATGCTCTCCGCCATCGCGGTGGCCCTCGACGAGCGGCGGCTGATCGGCACCCGGCTCGTCGTGCAACCCCCGGACTACCAGGGGGTGACGGTGGTCGCCCGGCTCACCACCCGGTCCCCGGACGCCGACCGGGTGCGGGAGGCGGCGCTCGCGGCGCTGTTCCGCTACCTCGACCCGCTGTCCGGCGGCGCCGACGGAACGGGTTGGCCGTTCGGCCGGGCGGTGCAGTACGGGGAGATCTTCGCCGTGCTCCAGCAGGTGGCCGGCGGAGCCGCGGTGGAGGAACTGCGCCTGTTCCCGGCGGACCCGGTCACCGGTCGCCGGGGCGCGCCCGCCGAGCGGGTCGACGTCGCGCCGGACGCGCTGGTCTTCTCCCACCAGCACCAGGTGGCGGTCAGCACGGTCGCCCCGGGCGGCCTGTGA
- a CDS encoding PAAR domain-containing protein — MPPAARTGDATDHGGVLTTAPPGAIAVETVLIGGRPAAVTGSLHECVPHVELGPANLVMPSLAAAAGGVVLIGGLPAARLGDKTVCGATIVVGAFNVLIGGV; from the coding sequence ATGCCTCCCGCAGCCCGGACGGGTGACGCCACCGACCACGGCGGCGTCCTCACCACCGCGCCACCCGGCGCCATCGCGGTGGAGACCGTGCTGATCGGCGGTCGGCCGGCCGCCGTCACCGGCAGCCTGCACGAATGCGTTCCGCACGTGGAACTCGGGCCCGCCAACCTGGTGATGCCCAGTCTCGCGGCGGCGGCCGGGGGCGTGGTCCTGATCGGCGGGCTGCCCGCGGCGCGGCTGGGGGACAAGACGGTCTGCGGCGCCACCATCGTGGTCGGCGCCTTCAACGTGCTGATCGGAGGGGTGTGA
- a CDS encoding phage tail protein, with translation MSRAAVPGLPSPHPIGELLPALYADDDFAQRFTAGLDTVLAPVFATLDNLPAYFQPRLAPADFLAWLATWLAVEADPAWPEEVCRTVVQRATELHRWRGTRRGLQERLGLVLGVGAQIVDGGGVAWSTSPAPALPPAPSGELLVRVWPERTPEVDEEQVLAVVRASCPVHLSYRVQILPGPPGREES, from the coding sequence ATGAGCCGGGCCGCCGTCCCGGGGCTGCCCAGCCCGCACCCGATCGGCGAGCTGCTGCCCGCGCTCTACGCCGACGACGACTTCGCCCAGCGGTTCACGGCCGGTCTGGACACCGTCCTCGCCCCGGTCTTCGCCACCCTGGACAACCTGCCCGCCTACTTCCAACCACGCCTGGCCCCGGCGGACTTCCTCGCCTGGCTGGCGACCTGGCTGGCCGTGGAGGCCGACCCCGCCTGGCCGGAGGAGGTCTGCCGCACCGTGGTCCAGCGCGCGACGGAGCTGCACCGCTGGCGCGGCACCCGGCGCGGACTCCAGGAACGGCTGGGCCTGGTCCTCGGAGTCGGCGCGCAGATCGTGGACGGCGGCGGCGTGGCCTGGTCCACCAGCCCGGCCCCCGCGCTGCCGCCCGCGCCCTCGGGGGAACTGCTGGTCCGCGTCTGGCCCGAGCGCACTCCGGAGGTGGACGAGGAACAGGTACTGGCCGTGGTCAGGGCGTCCTGCCCGGTCCATCTCAGCTACCGGGTGCAGATTCTGCCCGGCCCACCCGGGAGAGAGGAGAGCTGA